The following proteins are encoded in a genomic region of Thermococcus henrietii:
- a CDS encoding aspartate/glutamate racemase family protein, whose translation MKKIGLIGGTTPESTCYYYRKYLEVSRERFEPNVYPELIIYSINFKEFVDNPRGWDGRKEILINAAKALERAGAEIIALTANTPHIVFPDVQKAINTPMVSIIDALIEEMRKRGVKRVLLLGTKTTMTADFYKNALREAGFEVLTPNAEEIEEVERIIKEELALGNFASRDWIIDLINRYIREEGIEGVILGCTELPLIVKAGDVDAEVFDTVDIHMRKLIDLASE comes from the coding sequence ATGAAGAAGATAGGCCTTATAGGAGGAACGACCCCGGAGTCGACCTGCTATTATTACAGGAAGTACCTTGAGGTCAGCAGGGAGCGCTTCGAGCCCAACGTTTATCCCGAGCTGATAATATACTCCATAAACTTCAAGGAGTTCGTGGACAACCCGAGGGGCTGGGATGGCAGGAAGGAGATACTCATCAACGCGGCGAAGGCCCTTGAGCGGGCCGGGGCGGAGATAATAGCCCTGACCGCGAACACGCCCCACATAGTCTTTCCCGACGTCCAGAAGGCAATTAACACGCCGATGGTCAGCATAATCGACGCCCTCATCGAGGAAATGAGAAAGAGGGGCGTTAAAAGGGTCCTCCTCCTTGGAACGAAGACGACCATGACCGCGGACTTCTACAAGAACGCCCTCCGCGAGGCCGGCTTCGAAGTCCTGACGCCGAACGCGGAGGAAATCGAGGAAGTTGAGAGGATAATCAAGGAGGAGCTCGCTCTTGGCAACTTCGCGAGCAGGGACTGGATAATAGACCTAATCAACCGCTACATCAGGGAGGAGGGCATCGAGGGGGTCATCCTCGGTTGCACGGAGCTTCCCCTCATCGTTAAGGCCGGAGACGTCGATGCCGAGGTTTTCGACACAGTCGACATTCATATGCGCAAGCTCATCGACCTCGCGAGCGAGTGA